In Procambarus clarkii isolate CNS0578487 chromosome 6, FALCON_Pclarkii_2.0, whole genome shotgun sequence, one DNA window encodes the following:
- the LOC138355608 gene encoding serine/arginine repetitive matrix protein 5-like, with protein sequence MSIISAIPRQTKNKLGDHHQQRTSLETTTNKEQAWRPPSTKNKLGDRHQQRTSLETAINKEQAWRPPSTKNKLGDHHQQRTSLETTINKEQAWRPPSTKNKLGDRHQQRTSLETTINKEQAWRPPSTKNKLGDRHQQRTSLETTINKEQAWRPPSTKNKLGDRHQQRTSLETTINKEQAWRPPSTKNKLGDHHQQRTSLETTINKEQAWRPPSTKNKLGDHHQQRTSLETAINKEQAWRPPSTKNKLGDHHQQRTSLETTINKEQAWRPPSTKNKLGDHHQQRTSLETTINKEQAWRPPSTKNKLGDHHQQRTSLETAINKEQAWRPPSTKNKLGDHHQQRTSLETTINKEQAWRPPSTKNKLGDRHQQRASLETAINKEQAWRPPSTKNKLGDHHQQRTSLETAINKEQAWRPPSTKNKLGDHHQQRTSLETTINKEQAWRPPSTKNKLGDHHQQRTSLETTINKEQAWRPPSTKNKLGDHHQQRTSQRCPQQGHQKQKHIYNAKNYTTCIEAKTNTRPTHVVV encoded by the coding sequence ATGAGCATAATAAGTGCAATACCACGACAAACAAAGAACAAGCTTGGAGACCACCATCAACAAAGAACAAGCTTGGAGACCACGACAAACAAAGAACAAGCTTGGAGACCACCATCAACAAAGAACAAGCTTGGAGACCGCCATCAACAAAGAACAAGCTTGGAGACCGCCATCAACAAAGAACAAGCTTGGAGACCGCCATCAACAAAGAACAAGCTTGGAGACCACCATCAACAAAGAACAAGCTTGGAGACCACCATCAACAAAGAACAAGCTTGGAGACCACCATCAACAAAGAACAAGCTTGGAGACCGCCATCAACAAAGAACAAGCTTGGAGACCACCATCAACAAAGAACAAGCTTGGAGACCACCATCAACAAAGAACAAGCTTGGAGACCGCCATCAACAAAGAACAAGCTTGGAGACCACCATCAACAAAGAACAAGCTTGGAGACCACCATCAACAAAGAACAAGCTTGGAGACCGCCATCAACAAAGAACAAGCTTGGAGACCACCATCAACAAAGAACAAGCTTGGAGACCACCATCAACAAAGAACAAGCTTGGAGACCACCATCAACAAAGAACAAGCTTGGAGACCACCATCAACAAAGAACAAGCTTGGAGACCACCATCAACAAAGAACAAGCTTGGAGACCACCATCAACAAAGAACAAGCTTGGAGACCGCCATCAACAAAGAACAAGCTTGGAGACCACCATCAACAAAGAACAAGCTTGGAGACCACCATCAACAAAGAACAAGCTTGGAGACCACCATCAACAAAGAACAAGCTTGGAGACCACCATCAACAAAGAACAAGCTTGGAGACCACCATCAACAAAGAACAAGCTTGGAGACCACCATCAACAAAGAACAAGCTTGGAGACCACCATCAACAAAGAACAAGCTTGGAGACCACCATCAACAAAGAACAAGCTTGGAGACCGCCATCAACAAAGAACAAGCTTGGAGACCACCATCAACAAAGAACAAGCTTGGAGACCACCATCAACAAAGAACAAGCTTGGAGACCACCATCAACAAAGAACAAGCTTGGAGACCACCATCAACAAAGAACAAGCTTGGAGACCGCCATCAACAAAGAGCAAGCTTGGAGACCGCCATCAACAAAGAACAAGCTTGGAGACCACCATCAACAAAGAACAAGCTTGGAGACCACCATCAACAAAGAACAAGCTTGGAGACCGCCATCAACAAAGAACAAGCTTGGAGACCACCATCAACAAAGAACAAGCTTGGAGACCACCATCAACAAAGAACAAGCTTGGAGACCACCATCAACAAAGAACAAGCTTGGAGACCACCATCAACAAAGAACAAGCTTGGAGACCACCATCAACAAAGAACAAGCTTGGAGACCACCATCAACAAAGAACAAGCTTGGAGACCACCATCAACAAAGAACAAGCTTGGAGACCACCATCAACAAAGAACAAGTCAGCGATGCCCACAGCAAGGACATCAGAagcaaaaacatatatataatgcTAAAAATTACACCACTTGTATAGAAGCAAAAACAAACACCCGCCCAACACATGTTGTCGTATGA